From one Holophagales bacterium genomic stretch:
- a CDS encoding RNA polymerase sigma factor has protein sequence MSEVHKTVEAVWKIESTRLIAAIARVTHDVGTAEELAQDALVTALEVWPEEGIPEKPGAWLMTAAKRRAIDTLRRGRMLVQKHEEIARELEGQEQRLGDALDHALDQVIDDDVLRLVFTACHPVLAVEGRIALTLRLIGGLTTAEIARAFLVPEKTLGQRISRAKKTLSEAQVPFETPSGDELRLRVESVLMVVYLIFNEGYTATSGEEWMREALSEEALRLGRMLGPLLPAETEVQALVALMELQASRSAARRGRNGEAVLLPDQDRSLWDHAQIQRGMAALERAQRLGGGAKPYALQAAIAACHARARTAEETDWDRIVLLYDALLQINPSPVVALNRAVAVGMAQGPAAGLEALDAAATLADSALAGYHLFPTVRGDLLMKLGRLSEAREEIQRAIAMTKNLREQELLAGRLKQWEKAARAV, from the coding sequence CTGAGCGAAGTCCACAAGACGGTCGAGGCCGTGTGGAAGATCGAGTCCACACGCCTCATCGCGGCGATCGCTCGCGTCACCCACGATGTCGGCACCGCCGAGGAGCTGGCGCAGGACGCGCTCGTGACGGCCCTCGAAGTGTGGCCCGAGGAAGGCATCCCCGAGAAGCCCGGGGCATGGCTGATGACGGCGGCGAAGCGGCGCGCGATCGATACGTTGCGGCGCGGTCGCATGCTCGTACAGAAGCATGAGGAGATTGCCCGCGAGCTGGAGGGGCAGGAGCAGCGGCTTGGAGACGCTTTGGATCACGCGCTGGATCAGGTGATCGACGACGACGTGCTGCGGCTCGTCTTCACCGCGTGCCATCCCGTGCTCGCGGTGGAAGGACGCATCGCGCTCACGTTGCGCCTGATCGGCGGCCTCACCACGGCGGAGATCGCGCGTGCGTTCCTCGTGCCGGAGAAGACGCTGGGCCAGCGGATCTCTCGCGCCAAGAAGACCCTCTCGGAGGCCCAGGTTCCCTTCGAGACGCCGAGCGGGGACGAACTGCGCCTCCGGGTCGAGTCCGTGCTCATGGTGGTCTACCTGATCTTCAACGAGGGCTACACCGCAACCTCGGGCGAGGAATGGATGCGGGAGGCTCTCTCGGAAGAGGCGCTGCGCCTGGGGCGCATGCTGGGTCCGCTTCTTCCCGCCGAGACGGAAGTCCAGGCACTCGTGGCGCTGATGGAGCTGCAGGCCTCGCGCAGCGCAGCGCGCCGGGGCAGGAACGGGGAGGCCGTCCTGCTCCCGGATCAGGACCGCTCCCTGTGGGACCACGCGCAGATCCAGCGAGGAATGGCCGCGCTCGAACGCGCGCAAAGACTGGGCGGTGGCGCGAAGCCCTACGCGTTGCAGGCCGCCATTGCCGCATGTCATGCGCGCGCCCGCACCGCCGAAGAGACGGACTGGGACCGTATCGTTCTTCTCTACGACGCCTTGCTCCAGATCAATCCTTCGCCGGTCGTGGCACTCAATCGCGCAGTTGCCGTCGGCATGGCCCAGGGACCAGCCGCAGGACTCGAAGCGCTCGACGCGGCCGCCACCCTCGCCGACTCTGCGCTCGCCGGCTACCATCTCTTTCCCACTGTTCGCGGGGACCTGCTGATGAAGCTGGGCAGGCTCTCCGAGGCACGTGAGGAGATCCAACGCGCCATCGCGATGACGAAGAACCTGCGGGAACAGGAGCTGCTGGCCGGCAGGTTGAAGCAGTGGGAGAAGGCGGCCCGAGCCGTGTAG